From Pseudomonas sp. G.S.17, the proteins below share one genomic window:
- the pstB gene encoding phosphate ABC transporter ATP-binding protein PstB, with the protein MNNLSLANEKTKIQVRGLEFFYGGQQSLKSIDMVIPEKRITAIIGPSGCGKSTLLRVFNRIYAMYPKQEAKGEVLLNGENILAPGYSMNRLRSHVGMVFQKPVPFPMSIYDNISYAIKHHEKLSRREMEDRVEQALRGAALWDEVKDKLKQSATGLSGGQQQRLCIARTIALRPQVLLLDEPTSALDPISTGRIEQLITELKEQFTVIIVTHNMQQAARCSDYTAFMFMGELIEHGDTDTIFTKPSKTQTEDYITGRFG; encoded by the coding sequence ATGAATAACCTTTCCCTTGCCAATGAAAAAACCAAGATTCAAGTCCGTGGTCTGGAGTTTTTCTACGGCGGCCAGCAATCCCTGAAATCCATCGACATGGTGATCCCGGAAAAACGCATTACGGCGATCATCGGTCCTTCGGGTTGCGGCAAATCGACCTTGCTGCGGGTTTTCAACCGTATCTACGCGATGTACCCAAAGCAGGAAGCCAAGGGTGAAGTGCTGCTCAATGGCGAGAACATCCTGGCCCCTGGCTATTCTATGAACCGCCTGCGCAGTCACGTCGGCATGGTGTTCCAGAAGCCGGTGCCGTTTCCGATGTCGATCTACGACAACATTTCCTACGCCATCAAGCACCACGAAAAGCTCTCGCGTCGTGAGATGGAAGATCGCGTTGAACAGGCTCTGCGCGGCGCGGCGCTGTGGGATGAAGTCAAGGATAAGCTCAAGCAAAGCGCTACCGGGCTGTCCGGCGGTCAGCAACAGCGTCTGTGCATCGCCCGCACCATCGCGTTGCGTCCACAGGTCTTGTTGCTGGACGAACCGACTTCAGCCCTTGACCCGATTTCCACCGGGCGCATCGAGCAGCTGATTACCGAGCTCAAAGAGCAGTTCACGGTGATCATCGTGACCCACAACATGCAACAAGCGGCGCGCTGCTCGGACTACACCGCGTTCATGTTCATGGGCGAGCTGATCGAGCACGGCGACACCGACACCATCTTCACCAAGCCTTCCAAGACCCAGACCGAAGACTACATCACCGGGCGTTTCGGCTGA
- a CDS encoding LysR family transcriptional regulator has protein sequence MNRNQLRKADINLMVVFETLMQERNVTRAAEKLFLGQPTISAALNRLRALFNDPLFIRVGHRMEPTARAQEIILHLSPALDAMSTALSLSHDFDPASSNMTFRIGLSDDVEFGLLPAMLRAIRLEAPGVVIVVKHVDYWNISELLISGEITAGVCLTRELPANAKRKLLRTIQPRVIRADKSATPLTLDEYCSRPHVVVSHVANISSFADEWLSALGRKRHVVLSIPQYSTLPALMAGTDLLSNMPTYTASAMSALGLVQDEPLPFITPTLDLSMVWLSVMDTDPAERWLRRRLEDFMGEPASAPAQVTDQP, from the coding sequence ATGAACCGAAATCAACTGCGCAAGGCCGACATCAACCTGATGGTGGTGTTCGAGACCTTGATGCAAGAGCGCAACGTGACCCGCGCCGCCGAAAAGCTGTTTCTCGGCCAGCCGACCATCAGCGCAGCGCTCAATCGACTGCGCGCCTTGTTCAACGATCCACTGTTCATTCGCGTCGGGCACCGCATGGAGCCGACCGCTCGCGCCCAGGAAATCATTCTGCATCTGTCGCCGGCGCTGGACGCCATGTCCACGGCCTTGAGCTTGAGTCACGACTTCGACCCGGCCAGCAGCAACATGACCTTCCGCATTGGTCTGTCCGATGACGTCGAATTCGGTCTGCTGCCGGCCATGCTGCGCGCCATCCGCCTGGAAGCACCGGGCGTGGTAATCGTGGTCAAGCACGTGGACTACTGGAATATTTCCGAACTGCTGATTTCAGGGGAAATCACGGCCGGGGTCTGCCTGACCCGAGAACTACCGGCCAATGCCAAGCGCAAGCTGCTGCGGACTATTCAGCCCCGAGTAATCCGCGCCGACAAATCGGCCACGCCACTGACTCTGGATGAATATTGCTCACGACCGCATGTGGTGGTGTCCCACGTGGCCAACATCAGCAGCTTCGCCGATGAGTGGCTGAGCGCGCTGGGCCGCAAGCGGCATGTGGTGTTGTCGATTCCGCAATACAGCACGTTGCCTGCCTTGATGGCCGGAACTGACTTGCTGTCGAACATGCCGACTTACACCGCCAGTGCGATGAGTGCGTTGGGATTGGTACAGGATGAACCGCTGCCATTCATTACCCCGACCCTGGATTTGTCCATGGTCTGGCTCAGCGTAATGGACACCGATCCGGCCGAGCGCTGGCTGCGTCGGCGGCTGGAAGACTTCATGGGCGAGCCCGCGTCGGCGCCCGCCCAGGTGACAGATCAGCCTTGA
- a CDS encoding glucose 1-dehydrogenase, whose protein sequence is MRISLDKQVALVTGGSSGLGAGAAKALAAAGAAVVINYNSQPEPAEKLAAQIIAEGGRAVAIGADVSQEDQVERMFAQTLEHFGRLDILVANSGLQKDASIFDMSLADWNKVIDVNLTGQFLCARSALRQFVAQGMHPEVSRAMGKIIHMSSVHQLIPWAGHANYAASKGGIDLLMRTIAQEVGEKKIRVNSIAPGAIRTAINQDAMKGDAEAKLLKLIPYGRVGEAEDVANAVVWLASDLSDYVHGTTLFIDGGMSLYPEFRDNG, encoded by the coding sequence ATGCGTATTTCATTGGACAAGCAGGTTGCATTGGTAACCGGCGGCAGTTCGGGCCTTGGCGCAGGAGCGGCCAAAGCCCTGGCGGCGGCGGGCGCCGCCGTGGTGATCAACTATAATTCCCAGCCTGAACCGGCCGAAAAGCTTGCGGCACAGATCATTGCCGAAGGCGGTCGGGCGGTTGCCATCGGCGCTGACGTCTCGCAGGAGGATCAGGTCGAGCGCATGTTCGCGCAAACCCTGGAGCATTTCGGTCGCCTGGACATTCTGGTCGCCAATTCCGGCCTGCAAAAAGATGCGTCGATCTTCGACATGAGCCTGGCCGACTGGAACAAGGTGATCGACGTCAACCTGACCGGCCAGTTTCTCTGCGCCCGCAGTGCCTTGCGCCAGTTCGTCGCCCAAGGCATGCATCCGGAGGTTTCCAGAGCCATGGGCAAGATCATTCACATGAGTTCCGTGCATCAGCTGATTCCCTGGGCCGGGCACGCCAACTATGCGGCGTCCAAAGGCGGCATCGATCTATTGATGCGCACCATTGCCCAGGAGGTCGGCGAGAAGAAAATCCGCGTCAACAGCATTGCGCCGGGCGCGATTCGCACGGCGATCAATCAGGACGCGATGAAGGGCGATGCCGAAGCCAAACTGTTGAAGCTGATTCCTTACGGCCGCGTCGGTGAAGCAGAAGACGTGGCCAATGCAGTGGTCTGGCTCGCGTCTGATTTATCCGATTACGTGCATGGCACCACCTTGTTCATCGACGGTGGCATGAGCCTCTATCCGGAGTTTCGCGACAATGGCTAA
- a CDS encoding glycosyltransferase family 39 protein, whose amino-acid sequence MASGNASRSSISLALLLLCAAIFASFIASSGPIQWMDNGIFMADAAMGHYFSESLGPLDHPLYHFVSTATFELLGPQVLSLLNSILLIPLAWIIYLLAMSVGASTRQALLAAAATVLSHSVFWVSTKIEVYILHSLLVLLAYWVHFERKSSLSDLSKLFIIGALTGLGAAIHQLTFVVLLPLYIQLLYQHKTRILITVPGFMAGFAVAWPAVAHDLHGGMNIVEVFHRYLTGSASKSDQPSYESSLLRFDDMWHEKNSVCILLLSLIGPQLLGLVLFPKDNRLRLLWAAAALNFVFAVSYNVTDRFTFFLPGVAMLSIIGVIKLQALLPENLSGRTLTNLSVVASPLSILLVYSLYASGLLNLPTHKEALPFRNDIHYFMVPYLPDHSAEQFAHSYEQSVPEGALIIADWTPMGALRSAQAVGGLPGRTLEMCDEVRDIKVFLEGHGAYLARTSYCGMIGDNYALENLVVGFALHSK is encoded by the coding sequence TGCCAGTTTCATCGCCTCCAGCGGACCGATTCAATGGATGGACAACGGCATATTCATGGCCGACGCCGCTATGGGCCACTACTTCAGCGAATCCCTCGGCCCGCTGGATCACCCGCTGTATCACTTTGTCAGCACCGCGACCTTCGAATTGCTGGGTCCTCAAGTCTTGAGCCTGCTCAACTCGATACTGCTGATACCACTGGCGTGGATCATCTACCTATTGGCCATGAGCGTCGGGGCCAGCACGCGCCAGGCATTGCTGGCAGCGGCTGCAACGGTCCTCTCCCATTCGGTGTTCTGGGTCTCGACCAAGATCGAGGTGTATATCCTGCACTCGCTGTTGGTGTTGCTGGCTTATTGGGTGCATTTCGAGCGCAAGTCTTCCCTGAGCGATTTAAGCAAGTTATTCATCATTGGCGCCCTGACCGGACTCGGCGCGGCCATTCACCAATTGACCTTTGTGGTTCTACTGCCGCTGTACATCCAGCTGTTGTATCAGCACAAGACCCGCATCCTGATCACCGTTCCTGGTTTCATGGCAGGTTTCGCAGTGGCGTGGCCTGCGGTTGCCCATGACCTGCATGGCGGAATGAACATCGTCGAGGTGTTCCATCGTTACCTGACCGGCAGCGCTAGCAAAAGTGACCAGCCGAGCTACGAAAGCAGCCTGCTGCGCTTTGACGATATGTGGCATGAAAAAAACTCGGTGTGCATCCTCTTGCTGTCGCTGATTGGCCCACAGTTGCTGGGGCTTGTGCTGTTTCCCAAGGACAACCGGTTGCGCCTGCTATGGGCCGCGGCAGCGTTGAATTTCGTCTTCGCGGTGTCTTATAACGTCACGGATCGCTTCACGTTTTTCCTGCCCGGCGTGGCGATGCTGAGCATTATTGGTGTCATCAAACTTCAGGCATTGCTCCCCGAAAACCTGAGTGGCAGGACGCTGACGAACCTCTCCGTGGTGGCGTCACCGCTGTCGATTCTGCTGGTGTATTCGCTGTATGCCTCAGGCTTGCTGAACCTGCCGACCCATAAAGAAGCGTTGCCGTTTCGCAACGACATTCATTACTTCATGGTGCCTTACCTGCCTGATCACTCTGCCGAGCAATTCGCCCACAGCTATGAACAATCGGTGCCCGAAGGCGCACTGATCATCGCGGACTGGACACCCATGGGCGCCCTGCGCTCCGCCCAGGCAGTCGGCGGATTGCCGGGCCGCACACTGGAAATGTGCGATGAAGTCAGGGATATCAAAGTCTTCCTCGAAGGCCACGGCGCGTATCTGGCGCGGACCAGCTACTGCGGCATGATCGGCGATAACTACGCGCTGGAAAACTTGGTGGTCGGGTTTGCGTTGCATAGCAAATGA
- a CDS encoding glycoside hydrolase family 15 protein, producing the protein MAKFLEEAQNPIENHGIIGDMRSAALVADTGSIDFLCWPDFDSPSVFTALLDSNDAGIFQLAPDLPDARRQQIYLPDTNVLQTRWIAKDAVVEVTDLMPIGQHEDDLPRVVRRIEVRYGAATMRMRCRVRLDYSRAQMSVRMDGEDVCFEAEGQPGMRLSSTAPLHVDEQTAVAEFTMQQGEIFEFVLGGIDDEQVSAGQCPRYLDDTLAFWRRWSKQSEYRGRWQEMVNRSALTLKLLTSRKHGGIVAAATFGLPETLGGERNWDYRYTWIRDASFTVYAFMRLGYSDEANAFMGWVRGRMGDCCDDSSTLGILYSLDGREELPEETLTHLSGYGGATPVRIGNEAYQQTQLDIYGELMDAVYLANKYGEAISYEGWQHATRLVDYVCENWRSKDVGIWEMRGQDQHFLHSRLMCWVALDRALRLAFKRSLPAPFDRWDKERQAIHDDIWKNFWNADLGHFVQYKGSRNLDASMLLMPLVRFVGASDPRWIATLDAIEGTLVRDGMVYRYRNDDDHDDGLAGEEGAFTACSFWYVECLARAGRVEQAHLEFEQLLRYSNPLGLYAEEFDVHGHHLGNTPQALSHLALISAASFLDRKLNGEKTMWQP; encoded by the coding sequence ATGGCTAAGTTTCTGGAAGAAGCGCAAAACCCTATCGAAAACCACGGCATCATTGGCGATATGCGCAGCGCAGCGCTAGTCGCCGACACGGGCAGCATCGACTTTCTCTGCTGGCCGGATTTTGATAGCCCATCGGTGTTCACCGCACTGCTGGACAGCAACGATGCCGGGATTTTTCAGTTGGCGCCGGATCTGCCTGACGCGCGTCGCCAGCAAATTTACCTGCCGGACACCAATGTCCTGCAGACCCGCTGGATCGCCAAGGACGCGGTCGTCGAGGTGACTGACCTGATGCCCATCGGGCAACACGAGGACGACTTGCCTCGCGTGGTGCGGCGCATCGAGGTGCGCTACGGCGCAGCGACCATGCGCATGCGCTGCCGGGTGCGGCTGGATTACAGTCGTGCGCAAATGAGCGTGCGTATGGATGGCGAAGATGTGTGCTTCGAGGCTGAGGGGCAGCCCGGCATGCGACTTTCATCGACCGCGCCGTTGCACGTCGATGAGCAGACCGCCGTCGCTGAGTTCACCATGCAGCAAGGCGAGATTTTCGAGTTCGTGCTCGGCGGGATCGACGACGAGCAGGTCAGCGCCGGGCAATGTCCGCGCTATCTGGACGACACCCTGGCGTTCTGGCGGCGCTGGAGCAAACAGTCCGAGTACCGTGGCCGCTGGCAGGAAATGGTCAACCGTTCAGCGCTGACTCTCAAACTGCTCACTTCCCGCAAACATGGCGGCATTGTGGCTGCCGCGACCTTCGGCCTGCCGGAAACCCTCGGCGGCGAGCGCAACTGGGACTATCGCTACACCTGGATTCGCGACGCATCGTTCACCGTCTATGCGTTCATGCGCCTGGGCTATTCCGATGAAGCCAACGCGTTCATGGGCTGGGTGCGCGGCAGAATGGGCGATTGCTGCGATGATTCAAGCACCCTCGGCATCCTTTATAGCCTTGATGGCCGCGAAGAGCTGCCTGAGGAAACCCTGACGCATCTTTCCGGTTATGGCGGCGCCACCCCGGTGCGTATCGGCAACGAGGCTTACCAGCAGACCCAGCTGGATATCTATGGCGAACTGATGGACGCCGTGTATCTGGCCAACAAATATGGCGAAGCGATTTCCTACGAAGGCTGGCAGCACGCGACTCGTCTGGTGGATTACGTGTGCGAAAACTGGCGCAGTAAAGACGTCGGCATCTGGGAAATGCGCGGCCAGGATCAGCACTTCCTGCATTCGCGCCTGATGTGTTGGGTCGCTCTGGACCGCGCGCTGCGCCTGGCTTTCAAACGCTCGCTGCCGGCGCCCTTTGATCGTTGGGACAAGGAGCGGCAGGCGATTCACGACGATATCTGGAAAAACTTCTGGAACGCTGACCTCGGCCACTTCGTGCAATACAAGGGCAGTCGCAACCTGGATGCATCGATGTTGCTGATGCCGCTGGTGCGTTTTGTCGGGGCCAGCGATCCGCGCTGGATCGCAACTCTGGACGCCATCGAAGGCACGCTGGTGCGCGATGGTATGGTCTATCGCTACCGCAACGACGACGACCATGACGACGGTCTCGCCGGGGAAGAGGGTGCATTCACCGCCTGTTCATTCTGGTACGTCGAATGCCTGGCCCGGGCCGGGCGGGTCGAACAGGCGCATCTGGAGTTCGAGCAGCTGCTGCGCTATTCCAATCCGCTGGGGCTCTACGCCGAGGAGTTCGATGTTCACGGCCATCACCTGGGCAATACGCCCCAGGCCCTCAGCCATCTGGCATTGATCAGCGCGGCGAGCTTCCTGGATCGCAAGCTCAATGGCGAGAAGACGATGTGGCAGCCGTAA